GACCCAATATTTTTTGGTTCAGCTTTGCATTGAGTCTAAATATATATGGGTTTGGCAAGCTGCCAAACTTAACACTTTTAGGTTCAGCTACACACATCATCCATGGTCTTGGCATCATGCCAATTCTAAGTAGTTATGGGCCTGACAATCATTACAAGCCTCATGTTGGGTCATGAGgctttgtttgtttattctaatgatttttaacataaaataaagctttagttttttgttaataaagcttttgttaaaataaatatgcaattGAAGCTTTAACAAAAACCTAAATAGAAGCTTCATTAACAAAAACCAACCTTTTTTCcttagttttcattttttttttgctggaggagagagagaaagtcacTGGATTCCAACgtagaaagagaaagtgatcATTGGTGACGATTATGGCTaccaaaacaattaatttttgtatcaaattgtTCCACATGTAAGAAGAGTGAGATGaggtatatttttttaccttaaaagtatcaaaaaaagaaaaaaacatatccgAGTATGGGAAGATTTTGGATTTCAAgtgttttctaggtgttttgagttaaaaaattaattttaaaatggatttgtttgtaaaaaaaatcctaggagtccatttttttttagtgaccAGATCAATTGATGTAGGCGACAcatctgtttttttaaatgaatgggCAGACAACATATATGACATCCATcccattaacttttttttttttaattagatttatgCGTTTGGTTTAGCCCAATAGGCTTGCATGCAAGTCATTGCTTGATGGGCCAGGTGCTAGGCTTAGCTTGGTAGGCTCCATAGTGTCTAgcgtaatttttatttttttttttaatgtttttgaattttttttaattaatgcattatttcatatgtatttttaaaataattttttatttatgttttaattaataccccttctatgtgatttttttcacttatttattcttttttagattgtgattattttttttaatgatattgagtgtgcttaaattttaaaaaggttGGTATGatgtattgttattttaaaaaaattatatagatcaaattcctttttaaaaaatattgattttttcataagGCTTTTAATGTGTAGTttgcacaatattttttttttttattgtattcaataaattttatattacgtgtcattttttattacaaatttatttttcattaataaatttattaaacacaaccGGATAAATTACCTATGTTGCGATattaatatcttgatctatatcggtctcttagttttttttagttttgtttttatttgttgttaataatttttttttatttctttacataatagttgttaatttatttagttaaatgcatgcataaaattttcaatttatatctgaaattttttaatgtaaagttcaattttttaatcatgttttaatGTTATAGATTTGATATTTACCttatgatttctaatttttttcccttaattattttatgctCGATTCATTAGCCTGATAACCCGTGAGATTTTTTTCCGTTATCAAAATCTTAGATTTTTCTTActcattttaaaacattaacacatgaatatctttttttatattgacagAAAATTAATTTGTCCGCAAAATATGGCAACATATCACTGGCCATTTATCTAGTCATGCTGCTAAAACATGTAATGAAATGAGAAGCGTGGAGTCGAAGAACACAGCAGGCTGCTGCTGGATTGAGGCTGTCAATCAATTTCTAAACAATGTTTTGGATACATGTTCCCTGAATTCGCAGTTTCTTgttaatgatcaaattaaaaaaaaatattatttccttgAAATCCGAGGTCGAGTGTAAAGCATATTACAATAGAAGCAATTGTTTACGTAAAATAGGCAAGATTAACACCCTCTATGAGCTGTGGAGGCACTTCTATCGAAATTCATCCAACATATCTAACATGGCTAATGCCTAAACAACCTAATTAATCCAAGTCCTAGATGAAACAATTTCATCCAAGCATAAGAAAGGCTCTAAAATCTTCAAACTCGAAATGATTAAAATGGATCTTTACTACGGAGAAAACCATGAAAACACCTCAAAATTGAAAATGGATCTTTACTTTAAAAAGAACCAGCAAGCAGTGAAATTGAAGAAGCTGGCAGCGGCGACAGCTATTGAGGCAGCAGGAAGAACACACCTATTAACCCTCAAAGCTAGCCCTACCCCAGTCGATGTCCATGGATACCCAAATTCAACAAGTTTTACCTCTTGATGgctcaataaaaaaacagatcCTCCAAAATCACCGAGAAACTAAAAACAGCAAAGAACTTTAAACTCCAAAGACCAAAGTTTACATAGGATATACTAAGAAACGACATAAAACAATTGAACCAAGAAACTGAAACAGAACAGTGACTGATAAGAGTACTAATAGATGGCATAAAAAACgaggtggggggggggggggcgcaTGAAACAAGTAGAACAACGGGATTATCAATTGAAAACATGAGATACCCAAAATTCATGAGCAAAAACATGTTATGGAAAGAACATGCAGCAAAACCTAGATTCACCCAAATAAATCTCaaatatgcaaaattttgaaaagcaatcaacAAAAATACATTATCCAGGAAGGTCCAGAACCTAGCATCAACTAAATCTCTCTCAAAATTGCCTAAACAGCAAGCATGGATGTGCATCCCATGATTCAGTATAATCTGTTGCAGTTTATACCAACAATCCCTGCAAGAACAAAAAGCACATCAccagcattaatttttttagttgtgcTCTTTTCACCAAGATTGCTAGCAGAACATGTTATGAATATGGCAtggagaattttaaaataaaatgaaggcggggaagataacaacataaatttgACTGAGACTAGTAAAATTAATgccctgtttatttttttttattttttattttttttggggggaTTCCCTCTTGAAAACCTTCTATTATGTCTTAATTTGAATCATATAAAGGTCTGATCTAGAGATTCCATTCGCATAAAAAGACCTCAACACAGTACTATCAATACATTTAAGAAGGGGAAGGGGGGTAATCAGGGAAACACTCCAAAGCAACACATGCAATATTACCTTAAATATTTAACGCCTCTGTGTTTTTCCAATGGAACGTTTCCCAGAGAACAAGTGCTTTGGTTTGAGTGTAGGAATAACTCTATCTGCTTCTCCACGTCTAGCATCCTTGTTCCTCTTTTTAGCAGAGTTCTTGAAAAGCTTAAGAGCCTTGCTTTTTTGAACCGAGTCCTTGAAGCCCTCTCCTGGAACAACCTCATTTGGAGGCCGTGACCTTGACCTAGACCGAGATGTGGATCTCAAACGCAGCTTCTTATTTGGCTGGTCCACATCCATATCCATAgcaccaccatcatcatgtcCCCTGTCAGTTGACCTCTCTCTTTTGCGGCCCCTCCTAGAGAGTGACCTCTCACGAAGACGAGTAATTGCTTTAGAAGGATCCACTCCCATAGCTGACAGCTGCCTGCCCATTCTTTCTTTTGTGAACTTTCTGTCCTTGTCAAATTTTCTAGGTACAGTAGGCCGGCTCTCTGCAGTGCTTTTCTTCATTCTATGCTCTTGAATGAGcaagcttttctttttcctgatcTCAGCCAAGGCTTCTTTCTCTTCAGGAGTTAATTCCTCACCATCCATCTCAAAATCTTCATCTACTTCTTCTGCCTGTCGGATACCTTCTTCTTGTTCCAACTCCTCGAGCCTTTGCAAAATATCAGGATCAATGAAGTCATACACATTGTGGCCATCAAGAATCTCCGGGAGTACATCTTCTTTCCATTCATCATTGGCTAAGATGTAATTCTTCTTCAAACTGGCGGAGTATACACCAGCACCCCCATTTTCATCTTCCAAatccttttctgtttttcttttctcctctgcTGCCTCCTTAGCTTTAGCTTCCAAAACTGCTTGAGGTATACAAGGTGGCCTTTCCTTTTGATCACGTGGCTTTGGCATTGCTACATGGAACCGATTCAAGcagtcattaatttttttggatttcatcTTCATTTCCACTCGCTGATTCAGCAATCTCTCGCAAGCAGCATTCTTCACAGAGATCACCCCCTCCTCGGTCAAGGTACTCATAGTCAAAagcacatcatcatcattgGTAGCTTCACCTCCTTGAGCAACCAGTGTCTTCATAGCTTCTGATTTCATCTCCATGACCAACTTCATGTCTTCCTCAGAAATCCCTTCAAGTGGTTGCAAATCGGTCTTGTTGCAGACAATGGTCAATGGTTTATTCATAAACAAAGACTTAATGCTATGAAATAAAGCAGCCTGTTGAGCAATGCTATATCCACATGACCCAGAGACGTCCAAGAAGAATAACACAGCCGCTCGAAGATGTGCCAGAGCTGTGATGCTGCACATCTCAATAATGTTACGATCCTCAAAAGGCCGATCCAAAATCCCTGGTGTATCAATCACTTGGTACCTCAGATACTTGTAATCTGTGTGGCCTACAAACAATGACTTGGTAGTGAATGCATAAGGTTGCACATCCACATCTGCCCTGGTGATCTTGTTGATGAAAGAGCTCTTACCAACATTAGGATACCCACAAATCAAGATTGTCCGGGTATTTGGATCAATTGAAGGTAGCCTTGCCATATGCTGTCTAATTTGCTCCAAGTAAGCTAAACTTGGGCCAATCCTCTTCATAACAGTGCACATTCGCCCAAGAGCAGCAACCTTCAGAGACTTGCATCGATACAACGAATCACCATACTTTAACAACTTGACATAATCCTTAGCAATCTTGCTAATAAGATTCCTGGCAGTATTAATCTGACCAAGGGCAAGCTTGTAATGATCCTTATTGTACAGCACATGAAGAAGGTCACCATAAAACGGATGGATGTCATCAAGACGAGGGAACTCATCAATGATTGTTGAAAGCTTCTCATGGAAATTCTGCTGAGTATACTTCACCTTCCGCATATAAAACTGCCGAAGTCGAGAAATAGCATAACCCTTATGGACCACTGTTGGTGTTTGCCTTTGGGTCCGAGAAAGGATGATATCAACAAAATCCTTCCCATTAGGGACCACAGTAATCTTCTTAAAATTATACTGCACCATCTTTATACTCTTTCTACACTGTAAAACACACATACATATTCAAATAAATGGTATCGCTAGCAATTTTCTTgatgaaaaacatatatatactaattaagaaaaaaaaaatatccattgaaggaactaaaaacataatttttttttgaaaaactggaaaaaatagTTGATAACAACATAGCGAGAACACAGTTGCCGAAGATAAAGAATCTAGCAATAGCAGAaataattgaaagtttgaaaagaGGAGAAGCTCTCACTCACCTTGTTGAGAGCAACTGAGAAAGAAGAAGGGCGCCGCAAGCAGGAGGCCCTCTCTCTAGGGtttaagagagaaataaaggaaATGATAACAAATAAACAGGCGGCTTATGTAGCAAGGGTTTTGTCTTCGAAACGACATGtcgttcatttaaaaaatattgggaGCACATTAGGAGACACGTAGTCCACCTTTCACCCCTTGCCTCCTTATCTCATGGGGTACAGAAAAACCTCAGATAGTCGCTTCCTGTCACCGCAATGTTGCTGAGACTGGGAGCGCTGACACCGCTTCTCCGCCCGTCTCTCTTCTCTCCGAAACCCATCCTCCGTTCTCCTTTAATAACCCCCAaacccttcttttctctctccttcttctCTACGGCACCGTTTCAATCGTCTTTGGTATCTCATTCTTTCAATCCAAAACCAGCAACCCTCTTCGATAGTGGCAAGAATGCCATCTCTGTTGACCCTTATTATTTATCCTGCTGTATGGCTGACAAAGATAAGCCTCTGAGAATTGCCGTCCTCCTCAGCGGCGGCGTTGACAGTAGCGTTGCCCTTCGGCTGTTGCATGCTGCTGGGCACCACTGCACTGCTTTCTACCTCAAAATTTGGTTCCAAGTAacccattttctttctttcaattttcttttgctCCAAAGTTTGAAACTGTCTGAAATTAGTCTTAATTCGGAGTTGGTGTTTTGCAGGAAGATTTTAACAACTTTTGGTCAGAATGTCCATGGGAAGAGGATTTGAAGTTTGCAAAAGGCGTCTGTGATCAGGTTAAtcactttcttttcttcattttttttacatcgaGCTTTTAATATTTACAGCTGCA
This genomic interval from Populus alba chromosome 1, ASM523922v2, whole genome shotgun sequence contains the following:
- the LOC118033017 gene encoding nucleolar GTP-binding protein 1 produces the protein MVQYNFKKITVVPNGKDFVDIILSRTQRQTPTVVHKGYAISRLRQFYMRKVKYTQQNFHEKLSTIIDEFPRLDDIHPFYGDLLHVLYNKDHYKLALGQINTARNLISKIAKDYVKLLKYGDSLYRCKSLKVAALGRMCTVMKRIGPSLAYLEQIRQHMARLPSIDPNTRTILICGYPNVGKSSFINKITRADVDVQPYAFTTKSLFVGHTDYKYLRYQVIDTPGILDRPFEDRNIIEMCSITALAHLRAAVLFFLDVSGSCGYSIAQQAALFHSIKSLFMNKPLTIVCNKTDLQPLEGISEEDMKLVMEMKSEAMKTLVAQGGEATNDDDVLLTMSTLTEEGVISVKNAACERLLNQRVEMKMKSKKINDCLNRFHVAMPKPRDQKERPPCIPQAVLEAKAKEAAEEKRKTEKDLEDENGGAGVYSASLKKNYILANDEWKEDVLPEILDGHNVYDFIDPDILQRLEELEQEEGIRQAEEVDEDFEMDGEELTPEEKEALAEIRKKKSLLIQEHRMKKSTAESRPTVPRKFDKDRKFTKERMGRQLSAMGVDPSKAITRLRERSLSRRGRKRERSTDRGHDDGGAMDMDVDQPNKKLRLRSTSRSRSRSRPPNEVVPGEGFKDSVQKSKALKLFKNSAKKRNKDARRGEADRVIPTLKPKHLFSGKRSIGKTQRR